In Oryza brachyantha chromosome 1, ObraRS2, whole genome shotgun sequence, the following are encoded in one genomic region:
- the LOC121055813 gene encoding rapid alkalinization factor-like: MARVAALVFLLAAAATALTSPVAVEGGAAADAVVAGLGAAVVMRRGGRTCRGTVGECMEHFGVDGEGEEELLAAAAGGGGKRRVLQGGSGYIGYDALRRDSVPCSQRGASYYNCQPGGEANPYSRGCSAITQCRG, from the coding sequence atggcgagggtggcggcgctcgTGTTCttgctcgccgcggcggcgacggcgctgaCGTCGCCCGTGGCGGtggagggcggcgcggcggcggacgccgtGGTGGCCGGGCTGGGCGCGGCCGTGGTGATGAGGCGGGGCGGGAGGACGTGCAGGGGGACGGTGGGGGAGTGCATGGAGCActtcggcgtcgacggcgagggggaggaggagctcctggcggcggcggccggcggcggcgggaagcgGCGGGTGCTGCAGGGCGGGTCCGGGTACATCGGCTACGACGCGCTCCGGCGGGACAGCGTGCCGTGCTCGCAGCGCGGCGCCTCCTACTACAACTGCcagcccggcggcgaggccaacCCCTACTCCCGCGGCTGCTCCGCCATCACCCAGTGCAGGGGATAA
- the LOC121053249 gene encoding flowering-promoting factor 1-like protein 1, which translates to MSGVWVFKNGVVRLVEKQQQQGAGAAAGGRRKALVHTPSGQVVASYAALEARLAALGWERYYEDPALFQFHKRGSLDLISLPADFAAFSSVHMYDIVVKNRDSFRVVDA; encoded by the coding sequence ATGTCGGGGGTGTGGGTGTTCAAGAACGGGGTGGTGCGGCTGGtggagaagcagcagcagcagggggcgggggcggcggcgggggggcgGAGGAAGGCGCTGGTGCACACGCCGAGCGGGCAGGTGGTGGCGTCGTACGCGGCGCTGGAGGCGAGGCTGGCGGCGCTGGGGTGGGAGCGCTACTACGAGGACCCGGCGCTCTTCCAGTTCCACAAGCGCGGCTCCCTCGACCTCATCTCCCTCCCCGCCGACttcgccgccttctcctccgTCCACATGTACGACATCGTCGTCAAGAACCGCGACTCCTTCCGCGTCGTCGACGCCTAG
- the LOC102721314 gene encoding zinc finger CCCH domain-containing protein 5: MEPYAAAEGGGGGGTDTGLEESMWRLGLGGGGGEAGAVRLPERPGEADCVYYLRTGACGYGENCRYNHPRDRASAAAALNGGGKSTHSAEYPERPGQPVCEYFMKNGTCKFGSNCKYDHPREGSVQPVVLNASGYPLRPGEKDCSYYVKTSHCKFGSTCKFHHPETGGVTPNMYPPVQPPPISSSHPYPHLAGWQMGRPPVLQGSFLSGSYPPMMLPSTVVPMQGWNPYISPVNQVASAGGHQAVQAGQFYGLSHQGPSSAVTYSSQYAPLLSSAMPLSSSKQEPAFPERPGQPECQYYLKTGSCKFGSACKYHHPQYLNTPKSNCMLSPLGLPLRPGSQPCAYYTQHGFCKFGPTCKFDHPMGTLNYSPSASSITDLPIAPYPLNFAVAPVAPSSSSSDLRPEYFLTKEFSANQSSPPGGTTCGPAGAIVKAYAPHMLIRPQTSGAGGLVTTHGGYL; the protein is encoded by the exons ATGGAGCcgtacgcggcggcggagggcggagggggaggcggcacCGACACCGGGCTCGAAG AGTCGATGTGGAGGCTGgggctgggcggcggcggcggggaggcgggaGCGGTGAGGCTACCGGAGCGGCCGGGGGAGGCGGACTGCGTCTACTACCTCCGCACGGGGGCTTGCGGCTACGGGGAGAACTGCCGCTACAACCACCCGCGTGatcgcgcctccgccgccgcagcg TTGAATGGTGGTGGGAAGAGCACACATTCAGCTGAGTATCCAGAACGTCCAGGGCAACCAGTCTGTGAG TACTTTATGAAGAATGGAACTTGTAAGTTTGGCTCTAATTGCAAGTATGATCACCCAAGGGAGGGTTCTGTACAACCAGTTGTACTAAATGCCAGTGGATACCCTCTACGCCCG GGTGAGAAAGATTGTTCCTACTATGTCAAAACCAGCCATTGCAAATTTGGATCTACATGTAAATTCCATCACCCAGAAACTGGTGGAGTTACACCTAACATGTATCCGCCAGTTCAACCTCCGCCTATCTCTTCCTCTCATCCATATCCACATCTTGCTGGCTGGCAAATGGGGAGGCCTCCTGTTTTGCAAGGATCATTTTTGTCGGGCTCATATCCACCAATGATGCTCCCCTCCACAGTCGTACCAATGCAGGGATGGAACCCTTACATT TCACCTGTGAACCAAGTTGCGTCAGCTGGGGGACATCAAGCTGTCCAAGCAGGACAGTTTTATGGCTTATCGCACCAAGGCCCTTCATCTGCAGTCACTTACAGCAGTCAGTATGCTCCATTATTGTCTTCAGCCATGCCTTTGAGTAGTAGTAAACAAGAACCTGCCTTTCCTGAGCGACCTGGGCAACCTGAATGCCAGTATTACCTGAAGACAGGGAGTTGTAAATTTGGATCTGCATGCAAGTATCATCATCCTCAGTATTTGAATACACCTAAGTCTAACTGTATGCTGAGTCCCCTTGGTCTACCTCTTCGTCCG GGTAGCCAGCCATGTGCTTACTATACACAGCATGGATTTTGCAAATTTGGTCCAACTTGCAAGTTCGATCACCCAATGGGTACTCTAAACTATAGCCCTTCAGCATCATCTATTACTGATTTGCCTATTGCTCCCTATCCTCTCAATTTTGCTGTTGCTCCCGTGgctccatcttcttcttcatctgaTTTGCGGCCAGAATACTTTCTAACCAAAGAGTTCTCAGCTAACCAGTCTTCACCACCTGGTGGCACTACATGCGGACCTGCTGGAGCAATAGTAAAAGCATATGCTCCACACATGCTTATTCGACCTCAAACTTCTGGAGCTGGTGGCCTTGTTACAACTCATGGTGGATATCTCTAA